Proteins found in one Zea mays cultivar B73 chromosome 1, Zm-B73-REFERENCE-NAM-5.0, whole genome shotgun sequence genomic segment:
- the LOC100277195 gene encoding DNA-directed RNA polymerase II subunit RPB2 — protein MEDDEYEEGMEMGYGGHHQHGGGHAGYGAEEDDEVGYGGGGGEEMDEDADGDAEQQEDITQDDAWAVISAYFEEKGLVRQQLDSFDEFIQNTMQEIVDESADIEIRPESQHNPGRQAEFAETLHRISFGQIYLSKPMMTEADGETATLFPKSARLRNLTYSAPLYVDVSYRVMKKGHDCEEVTETAEYPKVFIGKVPIMLRSSYCTLYQQSEKDLTELGECPYDQGGYFIINGSEKVLIAQEKMSTNHVYVFKKRQPNKFAYVAEVRSMAENQNRPASGMFVRMLSRAGAKGGSSGQYIRATLPYIRADIPIIIVFRALGFVADKDILEHICYDFSDTQMMELLRPSLEEAFVIQNQQVALDYIGKRGATVGVTREKRIKYAKEILQKEMLPHVGVGEFCETKKAYYFGYIIHRLLMCALSRRAEDDRDHYGNKRLDLAGPLLGGLFRMLFRKLTRDVRSYVQKCVDNGKEVNLQFAIKAKTVTSGLKYSLATGNWGQANQAGTRAGVSQVLNRLTYASTLSHLRRLNSPIGREGKLAKPRQLHNSHWGMMCPAETPEGQACGLVKNLALMVYITVGSAANPILEFLEEWGTENFEEISPAVIPQAAKIFVNGCWVGIHRNPDLLVKTLRRLRRQIDVNTEVGVVRDIRLKELRLYTDYGRCSRPLFIVEGQRLLIKKAHIRALQQRETPDEGWHELVSKGYIEYIDTEEEETTMISMTINDLQNARHNPEEAYSETYTHCEIHPSLILGVCASIIPFPDHNQSPRNTYQSAMGKQAMGIYVTNYQLRMDTLAYVLYYPQKPLVTTRAMEHLHFRQLPAGINAIVAIACYSGYNQEDSVIMNQSSIDRGFFRSLFFRSYRDEEKKMGTLVKEEFGRPNRENTMGMRHGSYDKLDDDGLAPPGTRVSGEDVIIGKTSPIPQDDAQGQASRYSKRDHSTSLRHSESGMVDQVLLTTNADGLRFVKVRMRSVRIPQIGDKFSSRHGQKGTVGMTYTQEDMPWTIEGITPDIIVNPHAIPSRMTIGQLIECIMGKVAAQMGKEGDATPFTDVTVDNISKALHKCNYQMRGFETMYNGHTGRKLTAMIFLGPTYYQRLKHMVDDKIHSRGRGPVQILTRQPAEGRSRDGGLRFGEMERDCMIAHGAAFFLKERLFDQSDAYRVHVCEKCGLIAIANLKKNSFECRGCKNKTDIVQVHIPYACKLLFQELMAMAIAPRMLTHDMKTGKDQKKR, from the exons ATGGAGGATGACGAGTACGAGGAGGGGATGGAGATGGGCTACGGCGGGCATCACCAGCACGGCGGCGGCCACGCGGGGTACGGCGCGGAGGAGGACGACGAGGTGGGGTACGGCGGCGGGGGCGGGGAAGAGATGGATGAGGATGCGGACGGGGACGCTGAGCAGCAGGAGGATATCACTCAGGACGACGCCTGGGCCGTCATATCCGCCTACTTCGAGGAGAAGGGCCTCGTGCGCCAGCAGCTCGATTCCTTCGACGAGTTCATCCAGAACACCATGCAGGAGATTGTTGATGAGTCCGCCGACATCGAGATCCGCCCCGAGTCGCAGCACAACCCTGGCCGCCAGGCCGAATTTGCCGAG ACTCTGCACAGGATCAGCTTTGGTCAAATCTATCTCAGCAAGCCAATGATGACTGAAGCCGATGGAGAGACAGCTACTTTATTTCCAAAATCAGCAAGGCTCAGGAACTTGACATACTCTGCACCACTGTATGTTGATGTGTCATACAGAGTAATGAAGAAAGGACATGACTGTGAGGAAGTTACAGAGACTGCAGAGTATCCAAAAGTGTTTATTGGGAAG GTTCCAATCATGTTGCGCTCTAGTTACTGCACACTGTATCAACAATCTGAGAAGGATCTCACTGAACTTGGGGAGTGTCCTTATGACCAAGGTGGTTATTTCATTATCAATGGAAGCGAAAAGGTTCTTATTGCCCAGGAGAAGATGAGCACTAACCATGTCTATGTTTTTAAGAAGAGGCAGCCTAATAAATTTGCATATGTGGCTGAAGTCCGTTCCATGGCTGAGAACCAGAACAGACCAGCCAGTGGCATGTTTGTACGGATGCTTTCACGAGCAGGAGCAAAAGGG GGATCATCTGGTCAATATATCCGTGCTACTCTACCTTATATTCGTGCGGACATTCCCATTATCATTGTATTTCGAGCATTAGGATTTGTTGCTGACAAGGATATACTGGAGCATATATGTTATGACTTTTCTGATACACAAATGATGGAATTGCTACGCCCATCCCTGGAGGAAGCTTTTGTCATTCAAAATCAACAG GTTGCTCTAGACTACATTGGAAAACGTGGCGCAACAGTTGGTGTCACTCGAGAAAAGAGAATTAA ATATGCAAAAGAAATACTTCAAAAGGAAATGTTGCCTCATGTTGGTGTTGGGGAATTCTGTGAAACTAAGAAGGCATACTATTTTGG GTATATTATTCACCGCCTACTGATGTGTGCTCTTAGTCGAAGAGCTGAGGATGACCGAGATCATTATGGAAACAAAAGACTAGATCTTGCTGGTCCACTGCTTGGAGGGCTGTTTAGAATG CTTTTCAGGAAGTTAACAAGGGATGTGAGATCTTACGTGCAAAAG TGTGTAGATAATGGAAAGGAAGTTAATTTGCAATTTGCTATCAAAGCAAAAACTGTTACCAGTGGCTTGAAGTACTCACTTGCTACTGGAAACTGGGGACAGGCTAACCAAGCTGGAACCAGAGCAGGGGTTTCTCAG GTGCTTAATCGCCTGACCTATGCTTCTACCCTTTCACATCTCCGGAGGCTGAACTCTCCCATTGGGCGTGAAG GAAAATTGGCAAAACCCCGCCAGTTGCATAATTCACATTGGGGAATGATGTGTCCTGCTGAAACACCAGAAGGACAA GCTTGTGGCTTGGTGAAAAATCTTGCCTTGATGGTATATATCACGGTTGGTTCTGCTGCAAATCCAATTTTGGAGTTTTTGGAGGAGTGGGGCACAGAAAATTTTGAG GAGATATCACCAGCTGTCATTCCACAAGCTGCTAAAATTTTTGTCAATGGTTGTTGGGTTGGAATTCATAGAAACCCTGACCTGTTGGTTAAGACTCTTAGGCGTTTAAGAAGACAG ATTGATGTCAACACTGAAGTTGGTGTGGTTCGTGATATCCGTCTTAAAGAACTTCGACTTTACACGGATTATGGACGCTGCAGTCGTCCATTATTTATTGTTGAGGGCCAGAGGCTGCTCATCAAGAAGGCGCACATCCGAGCCTTGCAACAAAGG GAGACTCCTGATGAAGGCTGGCATGAATTGGTCTCAAAAGGATATATAGAGTATATAGATACTGAAGAAGAGGAGACTACCATGATCTCCATGACCATAAAT GACCTTCAAAATGCAAGGCACAACCCAGAAGAGGCTTACTCTGAAACTTACACACATTGTGAGATTCATCCTTCATTGATACTTGGTGTTTGTGCGTCGATTATTCCGTTTCCTGACCACAACCAG TCACCTCGTAACACATATCAGTCTGCTATGGGAAAACAAGCCATGGGAATTTATGTCACCAACTACCAGTTAAGAATG GACACGTTAGCCTACGTTCTATACTACCCACAAAAGCCTCTAGTTACTACTCGTGCTATGGAACATTTGCACTTCAGACAGTTACCAGCTGGCATT AATGCAATTGTTGCTATTGCTTGTTATTCTGGATATAATCAAGAAGATTCAGTTATTATGAATCAATCTTCCATAGATCGTGGGTTCTTCCGATCACTATTTTTCCGCTCTTACAG AGATGAGGAAAAGAAGATGGGTACACTTGTCAAAGAGGAATTTGGTCGTCCAAATAGGGAAAATACTATG GGAATGCGCCATGGTTCATATGATAAACTAGATGATGATGGCCTTGCACCACCT GGAACAAGGGTCTCGGGTGAAGATGTCATTATTGGGAAGACATCTCCTATTCCACAGGATGACGCTCAAGGGCAAGCTTCTAGGTACTCGAAGCGTGATCATAGTACTTCTCTGCGTCACAGTGAAAGTGGCATGGTGGATCAG GTTCTGTTGACAACAAATGCGGATGGTCTAAGATTTGTCAAGGTTAGGATGCGATCTGTTCGAATACCACAAATTGGAGACAAGTTTAGCAGTAGGCATGGACAAAAAGGAACTGTTGGGATGACTTACACTCAAGAGGATATGCCATGGACAATCGAAGGCATCACACCTGATATTATTGTGAATCCACATGCTATTCCATCCCGTATGACTATTGGGCAGCTGATTGAGTGTATCATGGGTAAAGTTGCGGCTCAGATGGGGAAGGAAGGAGATGCCACTCCATTCACGGATGTGACT GTGGATAACATTAGCAAAGCTCTTCATAAATGTAATTATCAAATGCGTGGATTTGAGACCATGTACAATGGTCACACCGGAAGAAAACTGACAGCAATGATTTTCCTGGGACCCACGTATTACCAAAGACTCAAGCACATGGTGGATGACAAGATACATTCCAGAGGACGTGGTCCTGTTCAGATACTCACCCGACAACCAGCAGAGGGGCGATCTCGTGATGGTGGTCTCCGCTTTGGAGAAATGGAAAGGGATTGTATGATTGCACATGGAGCAGCTTTCTTCCTGAAGGAAAGGCTGTTTGACCAGAGTGACGCATACAGAGTCCATGTATGTGAGAAATGTGGTCTCATCGCAATTGCTAATCTAAAGAAAAACTCGTTTGAATGTAGGGGCTGCAAGAACAAGACTGACATTGTCCAA GTACACATACCCTATGCTTGTAAGCTTCTGTTCCAGGAGCTTATGGCAATGGCCATTGCTCCCAGAATGCTTACCCATGATATGAAGACAGGGAAGGATCAGAAGAAGCGCTGA